One genomic window of Halovivax cerinus includes the following:
- a CDS encoding ZIP family metal transporter, translating into MVAIENLVLVFVAGLITALATGLGAIPFFFVDDFSDRWNVALWGVASGIMVTVSVFGLADEGLAYTEGGIPTMLVLGLLAGVVLVEVGDAVLDRVDVGGDAQAAHDHDAPLEDDVQTDGAGHAHDDHALEAKAIAQGNPKTLLLILGILTIHSFPEGVAVGVSFAELGFDGGLSVLGFSIPLLAVFMTIAISIHNIPEGTAIAIPMRAMGLSKWRMVGAAIFSSLPQPIGAVIAYGFVSWARDFLPFGFGFAAGAMVYLVVTEFIPEALETGENLPNGGYRELVIGFGAGALAMLPLMVL; encoded by the coding sequence ATGGTAGCGATCGAGAACCTCGTCCTCGTCTTCGTCGCGGGGCTGATAACCGCACTCGCGACCGGGCTCGGGGCGATCCCGTTCTTCTTCGTCGACGACTTCAGCGACCGATGGAACGTCGCGCTCTGGGGCGTCGCGTCGGGGATCATGGTCACCGTGTCCGTCTTCGGACTCGCGGACGAGGGACTTGCGTACACCGAAGGCGGAATCCCGACGATGCTCGTCCTCGGGTTGCTCGCGGGCGTCGTGCTGGTCGAGGTCGGTGACGCCGTCCTGGATCGCGTCGACGTCGGCGGCGACGCACAGGCCGCACACGACCACGACGCGCCCCTTGAGGACGACGTTCAGACCGACGGTGCGGGTCACGCTCACGACGACCACGCCCTGGAGGCGAAGGCGATCGCCCAGGGGAATCCGAAGACCCTGTTGCTCATCCTCGGTATCCTCACGATTCACAGTTTCCCCGAGGGCGTCGCCGTCGGCGTCTCCTTCGCCGAACTCGGATTCGACGGCGGGCTCTCGGTCCTCGGCTTCTCGATCCCCCTGCTCGCGGTGTTCATGACTATCGCTATCTCGATCCACAACATCCCGGAGGGGACCGCCATTGCGATCCCGATGCGCGCGATGGGCCTCTCGAAGTGGCGGATGGTCGGCGCCGCCATCTTCTCCAGCCTGCCCCAGCCCATCGGCGCGGTCATCGCCTACGGGTTCGTCTCCTGGGCCCGGGACTTCCTCCCCTTCGGCTTCGGCTTCGCCGCCGGCGCGATGGTGTACCTCGTCGTGACCGAGTTCATCCCCGAGGCGCTCGAAACCGGTGAGAACCTGCCAAACGGCGGATACAGGGAACTCGTAATCGGGTTCGGGGCGGGCGCGTTGGCGATGCTGCCGCTGATGGTACTCTGA
- a CDS encoding prenyltransferase — MSHARRLLRRSRPLFWLYLAGPAIVGAVYAADAIDALAAPLVIGLVGYFLVPANVFLYGINDVFDAEIDAVNSKKDGIEERYEGDRLTVLAVATSAVLGLAFLLVIPARAGIYLLGFLILGAGYSTPPLRFKTTPLLDSVSNGLYVLPAGVTYVTLSGTHPPALALLGGWLWAMGMHTFSAIPDVEPDRLAGIRTTATTLGRRGALGYCVACWTAAAIAFGLLDGRVGALVAMYPLLVGAIVVANVRVDRAYWWFPAVNSAAGMLLTLGGLWQVSHAY; from the coding sequence ATGAGCCACGCGCGTCGACTCCTGAGACGGTCGCGACCGCTGTTCTGGCTCTACCTCGCCGGACCGGCCATCGTGGGTGCGGTCTACGCCGCGGACGCCATAGACGCACTCGCCGCCCCGCTGGTGATCGGCCTCGTCGGCTACTTCCTCGTCCCGGCGAACGTGTTCCTCTACGGGATCAACGACGTCTTCGATGCCGAGATCGACGCCGTCAACTCGAAGAAGGACGGGATAGAGGAGCGCTACGAGGGTGACCGTCTGACCGTCCTCGCCGTGGCCACGAGCGCCGTTCTCGGCCTCGCGTTTCTCCTCGTCATCCCGGCGCGCGCCGGGATCTACCTCCTCGGGTTCCTGATACTCGGGGCGGGCTACAGCACCCCGCCGTTGCGGTTCAAGACGACGCCGCTGCTCGACTCCGTCTCCAACGGCCTCTACGTGCTTCCGGCCGGCGTGACCTACGTCACGCTATCGGGGACGCACCCCCCTGCGCTCGCGCTCCTCGGCGGCTGGCTCTGGGCGATGGGGATGCACACCTTTTCGGCAATTCCGGACGTCGAGCCCGACCGTCTCGCCGGGATTCGCACGACCGCGACCACACTCGGCCGACGAGGAGCCCTCGGCTACTGCGTCGCCTGCTGGACGGCGGCGGCGATCGCGTTCGGACTCCTGGACGGACGCGTCGGCGCCCTCGTGGCGATGTATCCGCTGCTCGTCGGCGCCATCGTCGTCGCGAACGTCCGGGTCGACCGCGCGTACTGGTGGTTTCCGGCCGTCAATTCGGCGGCGGGAATGCTCCTGACACTCGGCGGACTCTGGCAGGTGTCCCATGCGTACTGA
- the mptA gene encoding GTP cyclohydrolase MptA, protein MSKQLPDVQAGAPDVTVGLSQVGVTGVEKLVKLARNGKRPIVLMAEFDVFVDLPSWRKGADMSRNMEVIDEILEDATREEAYRAEEVCGDAASRLLQKHDYTTRAEVSMEAAFMRRERTPESDRETQHTVDIIASASATDDGTREEIGARVDGMTVCPCSQGMSEARARTALEDLGVDDETIDAFLDEVPQPGHSQRGHATLTVEADGDPQVDLDDVIDIARDAMSARIYNLAKRPDEDHMTYESHADAKFVEDCVRSMAEGVVEEFHHLPDDAVVTMKQSNDESIHQHNAHAERVIDVGTLREEIRSA, encoded by the coding sequence ATGAGTAAGCAACTGCCGGACGTGCAGGCGGGCGCTCCCGACGTGACCGTCGGGTTGAGCCAGGTCGGCGTCACCGGCGTCGAGAAACTGGTCAAACTCGCCAGAAACGGCAAGCGACCGATCGTGTTGATGGCCGAGTTCGACGTCTTCGTCGACCTTCCATCGTGGCGAAAGGGCGCTGATATGAGTCGGAACATGGAGGTCATCGACGAGATTTTAGAGGACGCGACGCGGGAGGAGGCCTACCGCGCTGAGGAGGTCTGCGGCGACGCGGCCAGCCGCTTGCTCCAGAAACACGACTACACGACGCGGGCCGAGGTGTCGATGGAGGCGGCGTTCATGCGCCGCGAGCGGACACCGGAGAGCGACCGGGAGACCCAGCACACGGTCGACATCATCGCGTCCGCGTCGGCGACCGATGACGGGACGCGCGAGGAGATCGGTGCCCGCGTCGACGGGATGACGGTCTGTCCCTGTTCGCAGGGGATGTCGGAAGCGCGCGCACGTACGGCTCTGGAGGACCTCGGGGTCGACGACGAGACGATCGACGCGTTCTTAGACGAGGTGCCCCAGCCGGGCCACTCCCAGCGCGGCCACGCCACACTCACCGTCGAAGCCGACGGTGACCCGCAGGTGGACTTAGACGACGTCATCGATATCGCGCGCGACGCGATGAGCGCCAGAATCTACAACCTGGCGAAGCGGCCGGACGAAGATCACATGACCTACGAGTCCCACGCCGACGCCAAGTTCGTCGAGGACTGCGTGCGCTCGATGGCTGAGGGCGTCGTCGAGGAGTTCCACCACCTGCCGGACGACGCGGTCGTGACGATGAAGCAGTCGAACGACGAGTCTATCCACCAGCACAACGCACACGCAGAGCGCGTCATCGACGTCGGGACGCTTCGGGAGGAAATTCGATCGGCCTAA
- a CDS encoding DUF255 domain-containing protein — MTSETLVEWREWGAAAFDEARAKSTPILLSLTASWCRPCAEMDAETYADPRIAAVVGDAFVPVRVDVDERPRVRDRYNTGSFPSTVVLTPDGSVIAGAGYLDPDGMRQVLDRVRDRWDADGPDAGRVPRALATDEPPAGTLDRSIVSQVSGALEATYDERAGGWGDGPKFPYPDALEFALKRDRTMARRNLEAVATNLLDDYDGGFYRFATGRDWSGLQREKLLDENAALVRAFANAYLYTGDESYRSIAERGIEYLTTTLWIGESGDSAGPTSESTPETASGAFAASQAPGDETVHVGDPTERELADDPSIDGRVYSGKNALAIDALLTYAAYTDDDRAIRFAQRALRTVRSDGLDDGVVAHVVGDRAAASPSCLLVDQTRVLRGLVRAHSVLGSDTVDDARAVADATIERLHDGDSFVDGPLDGHGLLSRPLRPISITAEFASSLLDLSLITGEDEYRDAGRGALESFAGASDRLGVGAAAYGTAVARYVDDPLVIRVGTDPGSDLHRAAMRLADHEKVVVPNASAVDDGTAVVGRGPATADPAADPASLSARVESLLE, encoded by the coding sequence ATGACCTCGGAGACGCTCGTCGAGTGGCGTGAGTGGGGAGCCGCAGCGTTCGACGAGGCGCGTGCAAAATCGACGCCGATCTTGCTCTCGCTCACGGCGAGCTGGTGTCGACCGTGCGCGGAGATGGACGCCGAGACCTACGCAGATCCGCGGATCGCTGCCGTCGTGGGTGACGCGTTCGTCCCCGTCCGCGTCGACGTCGACGAGCGACCGCGCGTGCGCGACAGGTACAACACCGGCAGCTTTCCCTCGACCGTCGTCCTCACACCCGACGGGAGCGTGATCGCCGGAGCCGGGTACCTCGATCCCGACGGGATGCGCCAGGTGCTCGATCGGGTTCGCGACCGGTGGGATGCGGACGGCCCCGACGCCGGTCGCGTCCCCCGGGCGCTCGCCACGGACGAGCCGCCTGCGGGAACCCTCGACCGATCGATCGTCTCGCAGGTTTCCGGCGCGCTCGAGGCCACATACGACGAACGGGCCGGCGGCTGGGGTGACGGACCGAAGTTCCCCTACCCGGACGCCCTCGAGTTCGCGCTCAAACGCGACCGGACGATGGCGCGACGAAACCTGGAGGCCGTCGCTACCAACCTGCTCGACGACTACGACGGGGGCTTCTACCGGTTCGCGACCGGACGGGACTGGTCGGGGCTCCAGCGCGAGAAACTACTCGACGAGAACGCGGCGCTCGTCCGGGCGTTCGCGAACGCCTACCTCTACACCGGCGACGAATCGTACCGATCGATCGCAGAGCGGGGAATCGAGTACCTGACGACGACGCTGTGGATCGGTGAGAGCGGCGATTCAGCGGGGCCGACGTCGGAATCGACCCCGGAAACCGCCTCCGGCGCGTTCGCGGCCAGTCAGGCGCCCGGTGACGAGACGGTTCACGTTGGTGACCCAACCGAACGCGAGCTGGCCGACGATCCGTCGATCGACGGGAGGGTCTACAGCGGGAAGAACGCACTGGCAATCGACGCCTTGCTCACGTACGCGGCCTACACCGACGACGACAGGGCGATCCGATTCGCACAGCGAGCGCTCCGGACCGTCCGTTCGGATGGCCTCGACGACGGCGTAGTCGCGCACGTCGTCGGCGACCGGGCCGCGGCGTCACCGTCGTGCCTGCTCGTCGATCAGACGCGCGTCCTCCGAGGGCTGGTCCGTGCACACAGCGTCCTCGGTTCGGACACCGTAGACGACGCACGCGCCGTCGCCGACGCGACGATCGAGCGGTTGCACGACGGCGACTCGTTCGTGGACGGGCCGCTCGACGGTCACGGGCTCCTCTCCCGCCCGCTCCGGCCGATCTCCATCACGGCCGAGTTCGCATCGTCCCTCCTCGACCTGTCGCTGATCACGGGCGAGGACGAGTACCGCGATGCCGGCCGCGGGGCGCTCGAATCGTTCGCCGGCGCGAGCGACCGCCTCGGCGTCGGCGCCGCCGCGTACGGGACAGCCGTCGCCCGGTACGTGGACGATCCACTGGTGATCCGGGTCGGAACCGACCCCGGATCCGACCTCCACCGCGCCGCGATGCGACTCGCCGATCACGAGAAGGTCGTCGTACCGAACGCGTCGGCCGTCGACGACGGCACCGCGGTCGTGGGTCGCGGACCGGCGACGGCTGACCCGGCAGCCGACCCTGCGTCGCTCAGTGCCCGCGTCGAATCACTTCTCGAGTAG
- a CDS encoding TrmB family transcriptional regulator, giving the protein MADLRDLGLSEYEARAYRSLLKTGPTTAKELSRASDVPMGRIYDVLNSIEQYNLVRTQTASRPKKYVAVEPSTALDRLLEDKKRELQEKVEQYQSIVDELSNELVASEPVEEQFWTAAIGPSDTFDLLLERLAAADDSIVMVAADPSPQIDVRTVGESVLDELEAALDRGVPVDVLMTRTLVDELSANVGRRYRRTLQSREGFDVRTSERVTGSFNVIDGMEVCIQVPNPLSSGEIFGMIDLKDPDFVSEVYEEFHPKWREADPLEL; this is encoded by the coding sequence ATGGCAGATCTTCGGGACCTCGGGCTGTCAGAGTATGAAGCACGCGCATACAGGTCTCTGCTCAAAACTGGACCCACAACGGCCAAGGAGTTGTCGCGCGCGAGTGACGTGCCGATGGGCCGTATTTACGACGTGCTCAACTCCATCGAACAGTACAATCTGGTGCGAACACAGACGGCGAGTCGGCCGAAGAAGTACGTTGCCGTCGAACCGTCGACGGCGCTCGATCGATTGCTCGAGGACAAAAAGCGAGAACTCCAGGAGAAGGTCGAACAGTACCAGTCCATCGTCGACGAGCTTTCGAACGAACTCGTCGCCAGCGAACCCGTCGAAGAGCAGTTCTGGACGGCGGCGATCGGACCCTCCGATACGTTCGACCTCCTGCTCGAACGGCTCGCGGCGGCCGACGACTCGATCGTGATGGTCGCGGCCGACCCCTCCCCGCAGATCGACGTTCGAACCGTTGGCGAGTCGGTGCTCGACGAACTCGAGGCAGCACTGGATCGGGGCGTGCCGGTCGACGTGCTCATGACCCGAACGCTCGTCGACGAACTCTCCGCCAACGTCGGACGTCGCTATCGACGAACCCTACAGTCGCGAGAGGGCTTCGACGTCAGGACGTCGGAGCGGGTGACGGGTTCGTTCAACGTCATCGACGGTATGGAGGTCTGCATTCAGGTTCCGAATCCACTCTCCTCGGGCGAGATATTCGGAATGATAGACCTGAAGGACCCGGACTTCGTCTCGGAGGTGTACGAGGAATTTCACCCGAAGTGGCGAGAGGCCGATCCGCTCGAACTGTAG
- the cruF gene encoding bisanhydrobacterioruberin hydratase, with the protein MRTDRETGGSIRTRRLDEFVREHRFTIAVVFPLVGAVVLVASAEGLLPDPLAFNPLLVLVGTAVMRLPLIVGFLPVLDRHLAGAVLALVAYTYAIEFLGLTTGWPYGHFEYGVSLGPMVGGVPLALPLFFLPLVLNAVVLSTLLVGAGDRRWPRRLALGVALVITIDLVLDPAAVSIGFWSYATAGPYYDVPATNYAGWLLSGSIAVALLEGTLPRASLQARLRTCEFALDDLVSFVLLWGGINALYGNWLPVGLAGVLLASLLRTGRFDLASLARSTGPADS; encoded by the coding sequence ATGCGTACTGATCGCGAGACCGGGGGGTCGATCCGAACTCGACGGCTCGACGAATTCGTCCGCGAACACCGGTTCACGATCGCCGTCGTCTTCCCCCTCGTCGGGGCGGTCGTCCTCGTCGCCAGCGCGGAGGGGCTCCTTCCCGACCCACTCGCGTTCAACCCGCTCCTCGTCCTCGTCGGGACGGCCGTCATGCGGCTCCCGCTGATCGTCGGATTCCTGCCGGTGCTCGACAGGCACCTCGCAGGCGCCGTACTCGCCCTCGTCGCCTACACGTACGCGATCGAATTCCTCGGGCTCACGACCGGCTGGCCGTACGGCCACTTCGAGTACGGCGTCTCCCTCGGTCCGATGGTCGGCGGCGTGCCACTCGCGCTCCCGCTCTTTTTCCTCCCGCTCGTCCTGAACGCGGTGGTGCTTTCGACGCTGCTTGTCGGTGCCGGCGACCGTCGCTGGCCCCGTCGACTCGCTCTCGGCGTGGCCCTGGTCATCACGATCGACCTCGTCCTCGATCCGGCGGCCGTCTCGATCGGGTTCTGGTCCTACGCCACCGCCGGGCCGTACTACGACGTCCCCGCGACGAACTACGCCGGGTGGCTCCTGAGCGGCTCGATCGCCGTGGCGCTGCTCGAGGGTACGCTTCCCCGCGCCTCCCTCCAGGCGAGACTCCGTACCTGCGAGTTCGCCCTCGACGACCTCGTGAGCTTCGTCCTCCTCTGGGGTGGGATCAACGCCCTCTACGGTAACTGGCTCCCGGTCGGCCTCGCCGGGGTACTCCTCGCCAGCCTGTTGCGAACCGGTCGGTTCGATCTCGCGTCCCTCGCTCGATCGACGGGCCCCGCCGACTCCTGA
- a CDS encoding phytoene desaturase family protein, giving the protein MSGLTSGDRSVCVVGGGVGGLATACYLADAGFDVTVVEKNDQLGGRASRLERDGFRFDMGPSWYLMPDVFERFFAHFDRAPTDYYELTHLDPHYRIYWKDGDSLDVTGDLTDMGAALERYEPGAGDALERYLETAAETYDIGMEHFVYTDRPRFRDYVDLDVIRNASGLSLLGSMQDHVEQYFDHPKLQQVVQYSLVFLGGSPTNTPALYNLMSHVDFGLGVHYPSGGMGAVVDALVALGRELGVDYRTGFEVTAIDGERGAFAVHNRRETIGADIVVSDADYAHTEGTLLSIDDRQYDAEYWHDRTYAPSAFLCYLGVEGDLEGLAHHTLVLPTSWDDHFEQIFDRPSWPDDPAYYLCAPSKTDATVAPDGHSNLFVLVPIAPGLPDGPDVRERYRDQILADVAANTGEDLRDRIVVEETFSVSDFAARYNSRNGTALGLAHTLRQTGPLRPGHRSSELDGLYFTGSYTTPGIGVPMCLISGEHAAETVFEDERTRTPRQV; this is encoded by the coding sequence ATGAGCGGGCTGACGAGCGGCGACCGGTCCGTCTGCGTCGTCGGAGGCGGTGTCGGTGGCCTCGCGACCGCCTGCTACCTCGCCGACGCCGGGTTCGACGTGACGGTCGTCGAAAAGAACGACCAGCTCGGCGGTCGAGCGAGTCGACTCGAACGCGACGGCTTCAGATTCGACATGGGGCCGTCGTGGTACCTGATGCCGGACGTCTTCGAACGGTTCTTCGCACACTTCGATCGAGCGCCGACCGACTACTACGAGCTAACGCATCTCGATCCACACTACCGGATCTACTGGAAGGACGGCGACAGCCTCGACGTGACCGGCGATCTGACCGATATGGGGGCCGCCCTCGAACGGTACGAGCCGGGTGCCGGGGACGCCCTCGAACGGTACCTCGAGACGGCGGCGGAGACGTACGACATCGGGATGGAACACTTCGTCTACACGGATCGGCCGCGGTTTCGCGACTACGTCGACCTGGACGTGATCCGAAACGCGAGCGGGCTGTCGCTGCTCGGTTCCATGCAGGATCACGTCGAGCAGTACTTCGACCACCCGAAACTACAGCAGGTCGTCCAGTACTCGCTGGTCTTTCTCGGCGGGAGCCCGACGAACACGCCCGCACTGTACAACCTCATGAGTCACGTCGACTTCGGTCTCGGCGTCCACTACCCGTCGGGCGGTATGGGCGCCGTCGTCGACGCGCTCGTCGCGCTCGGGCGCGAACTCGGCGTCGACTATCGAACTGGCTTCGAGGTCACGGCGATCGACGGCGAGCGCGGTGCGTTCGCGGTCCACAACCGTCGAGAGACCATCGGCGCCGATATCGTCGTGAGTGACGCCGATTACGCCCACACCGAGGGAACCCTCCTCTCTATCGACGACCGACAGTACGACGCCGAGTACTGGCACGACCGCACGTACGCCCCGTCGGCGTTTCTCTGCTACCTCGGCGTCGAGGGCGACCTCGAGGGGCTGGCACACCACACGCTCGTCCTTCCGACGTCGTGGGACGATCACTTCGAACAGATATTCGACCGACCGTCGTGGCCCGACGATCCCGCCTACTACCTCTGTGCCCCCTCGAAAACCGACGCGACCGTCGCCCCGGACGGCCACAGCAACCTCTTCGTGCTCGTGCCCATCGCGCCCGGACTCCCGGACGGACCGGACGTCCGTGAGCGCTACCGTGACCAGATTCTCGCAGACGTCGCGGCGAACACGGGCGAAGACCTGCGCGATCGCATCGTCGTCGAAGAGACGTTCTCGGTCTCGGACTTCGCGGCCAGGTACAACAGCCGAAACGGGACGGCACTCGGACTCGCCCACACGCTCAGACAGACCGGACCCCTCCGCCCGGGGCACCGCTCGTCCGAACTCGACGGGCTCTACTTCACCGGCTCGTACACCACGCCGGGCATCGGCGTCCCGATGTGTCTGATCAGCGGCGAGCACGCCGCCGAGACAGTCTTCGAAGACGAACGAACGCGCACGCCCCGGCAGGTATGA
- a CDS encoding FxsA family protein — protein sequence MLRWILALLLIPFLDAVLLGAVVVYVDVVGILEMVLLVVLTGLVGLLLVRAEGRRTLRKIERRLAAGEAPTDEVVDGALLVAAGAFLLTPGLVTDAIGFLIAVPITRVPIRLLVKRVAIVPYLDRKADGFVTGSVWTAGFPGESTGPTDAAGPGARTQRGSGATDSDTVDLGTDSYRIDADDVTRNPDGSYSIDDESTNAGTEDGDDHDAVGR from the coding sequence ATGCTCCGGTGGATACTCGCGCTCCTCCTGATTCCGTTTCTCGACGCGGTCCTCCTCGGTGCGGTCGTCGTCTACGTCGACGTCGTCGGCATCCTCGAGATGGTGCTCCTCGTCGTCCTCACCGGACTGGTGGGGCTCTTGCTCGTCCGGGCAGAGGGCCGGCGGACGCTGCGGAAGATCGAGCGACGTCTCGCGGCCGGCGAGGCGCCGACCGACGAGGTGGTAGACGGCGCGTTGCTCGTCGCCGCCGGTGCCTTCTTGCTCACGCCGGGGCTCGTCACCGACGCCATCGGGTTCTTGATCGCCGTCCCGATCACCCGCGTGCCGATTCGCCTCCTCGTCAAGCGGGTCGCGATCGTCCCGTACCTGGACCGCAAGGCTGACGGCTTCGTGACCGGGTCAGTCTGGACGGCCGGATTCCCGGGTGAATCGACGGGACCGACCGATGCGGCGGGCCCGGGCGCCAGGACTCAGCGCGGTTCAGGCGCGACCGATTCGGACACCGTCGATCTCGGCACCGACTCCTACCGGATCGACGCCGACGACGTGACGCGGAACCCGGACGGCTCGTACTCGATCGACGACGAGTCGACGAACGCCGGCACCGAGGACGGCGACGACCACGACGCCGTGGGGCGGTGA
- a CDS encoding phytoene/squalene synthase family protein, translating to MIDADNLAQSKAIQQRTGRTFHLATRLLPSRIRNATYVLYAFFRIADDVVDDPDPPPAERQLAELERIRDAALGNRPADDPVLAAFRTVSERYEIPDREVNEFVDAMATDVSNTRYETHEELAEYLRGSSVAVANMMLCVMDPEDADTARPHARALAEALQLTNFLRDVREDVVDYGRIYLPQSRLAEYDVSEEQVERLAFSPEFAVLMRAELARTERRYRAGIDGVRYLPEGCQFAVLLAGVLYVDHHRLIRAQGYDVLTSRPSLATSRRLLLAAKTWWHWRRTEDPRAAFEAASSIPPRNDGRWDEDGTEDDVIVDSPGSTNGGGGTRSIGDVVSWVQTRLFSGESK from the coding sequence ATGATCGACGCAGACAACCTGGCCCAGAGCAAGGCGATCCAGCAGCGAACCGGGCGGACGTTCCACCTGGCGACGCGCCTGCTACCGTCTCGAATCAGGAACGCGACGTACGTACTGTACGCGTTCTTCCGAATCGCAGACGACGTGGTCGACGATCCGGACCCACCGCCCGCCGAACGCCAGCTCGCGGAACTAGAACGGATTCGCGACGCCGCGCTGGGGAACCGGCCTGCCGACGATCCGGTTCTGGCGGCGTTTCGAACCGTCAGCGAGCGGTACGAGATCCCGGATCGAGAGGTCAACGAGTTCGTCGACGCGATGGCCACTGACGTCTCGAACACGCGATACGAGACGCACGAGGAACTCGCGGAGTACCTCCGCGGGTCGTCGGTCGCCGTCGCGAACATGATGCTGTGCGTCATGGATCCCGAGGACGCAGACACGGCCCGCCCGCACGCGCGGGCGCTCGCCGAGGCGCTCCAGTTGACCAACTTCCTCCGCGACGTTCGCGAGGACGTCGTCGACTACGGGCGGATCTACCTTCCTCAATCGCGCCTCGCCGAGTACGACGTCTCTGAAGAACAGGTCGAACGATTGGCGTTCTCCCCCGAGTTCGCGGTGTTGATGCGGGCCGAACTGGCGCGAACCGAACGACGGTATCGCGCCGGAATCGACGGCGTCCGATACCTGCCCGAAGGCTGCCAGTTCGCCGTGTTGCTGGCGGGGGTCCTCTACGTCGACCACCATCGGCTGATCCGCGCACAGGGGTACGACGTACTCACCAGTCGTCCATCGCTTGCCACCTCGCGGCGTCTCCTCCTGGCCGCGAAGACCTGGTGGCACTGGCGTCGGACGGAGGACCCGCGCGCCGCGTTCGAAGCCGCGAGTTCGATTCCCCCTCGGAACGACGGTCGATGGGACGAGGATGGGACGGAAGACGACGTCATCGTCGATTCACCCGGATCGACGAACGGTGGCGGTGGAACGCGATCGATCGGCGACGTCGTGTCGTGGGTTCAGACGCGCCTCTTTTCGGGTGAGTCCAAATGA